A region of the Gopherus flavomarginatus isolate rGopFla2 chromosome 1 unlocalized genomic scaffold, rGopFla2.mat.asm SUPER_1_unloc_4, whole genome shotgun sequence genome:
ACCAGTTATCAAGAATGCCACAGAGAGGGCGTAGTTACTACTGACGCGTATGTCAGCGCATGCAACTTTCAACACAGCTATGCCATCACAGTACGTGTGGGGGATGATGTTGATTCTGTAATATGGCCACTGCCTTGCTAGGATGGGATTGGGCATTACGAGCATACCACTGCGCAGTACCACGGCCAGGCCGATCTTGGCCACCACAGagtttgtcaggatggtggaatatctcaggggatggcagatggccaTGTAGCAATCAAAAGCCATGACCACGAGGATTCCAGACACCATCAATGAGAAGCACTGAAcaaagtacatctgggtgaggcacgCACTGAAATCGATCTCCCTGGTACTGAACCAGAAGATGTTCAGCGTTTTGGGAACGGTGGACGTAGACAGTAAAAGATCGGTGtcagccagcatgcagaggaaatagtacatgggctcatggaggcttggTTCCCTCTTGACAATGAAGAGGATGGTGAAATTCCCCATGACAGCTATGGCATaaatggtgcagaaggggatggagatccagacatgggctatctccaggccaggaatgcccagcaggatgaaggtggaggggttggtgaagtcagttgtgttggaatctgacatggagtaggggagaaggtgtccaactctgagACAGAACAGTGTCTAGTGCGTGAACTGTACATTCCTCTGACTTCCTGTCTGTACCCAGGCTCTAGGGTGATGGTTGCAGTACAAATGCCTAGACAGAGAGACAATGTTAACATGAGACACTGCATGCACTACTGGAGGTTGTTGTCATGGATGAAGCAGATTGATTGCTTTTCACATACTGAAAAATGATATTTTCATGACTTAGAGAAATGAATTATAAAGAACTGAGCCAGATAATGCTCATTCCTACACATCATGGTGTGGGAAACCTTAATAGGCACCTGCAGGAAACACCAGCCAGGCTAGATAGCCACTGTAGTGGGCCGTTCCTCATATACTCAGATCCTCAAAATGTGAGAGTGGAGAAAACACCAAACCTTTTCCAAAACGTATAGCAGGGAAAACATCCCAACTAGAACACACCACAGGGAAAATCTCTTGGTTTCACTGACAAACTCCTGCCCAGTCGCAGAAATGGtcaaaacaaagacaatgttcAGATGCCTAAGGAATGGCAAAAAGAATAACCTGCTCTGGACATGCACTCAGTTTGGTCACCCAGTCTCTATAAAGCGTGTAGCAGATAGAAAGTGGGTTTTCCAGACAGGGTCTGAGAATGGGGGAGGCTGCCCGAGGCAGACAGAGTGAAATGTCTGGAACTGTTTGGGttagaaaagaaacaaagaaggGGGTCAGATGATAGAGGAGAACAAGATTAAAGATTGGAGCTGATTACATTCCAATGGAGAAACAGAGAACAGTTCACACACAGTAATGGTGCTTCAGAGGAGCCAATTCCCCAGAGCTGACAGAACaaggacaaggagcaatggtctcaagtagcagtgggggaggtttaggttggatgttaggaaacattatttcact
Encoded here:
- the LOC127040846 gene encoding olfactory receptor 52N1-like; the encoded protein is MSDSNTTDFTNPSTFILLGIPGLEIAHVWISIPFCTIYAIAVMGNFTILFIVKREPSLHEPMYYFLCMLADTDLLLSTSTVPKTLNIFWFSTREIDFSACLTQMYFVQCFSLMVSGILVVMAFDCYMAICHPLRYSTILTNSVVAKIGLAVVLRSGMLVMPNPILARQWPYYRINIIPHTYCDGIAVLKVACADIRVSSNYALSVAFLITGVDVSFISVSYIQIFRAIFSLPRKDARLKAFMTCGSHFFVFLTFCIPSLFSILTHRFGQNVPLHFHVLIANVYLLVPPMLHPIIYGVRTKQIRNSLLRFFTCKGT